From Curtobacterium sp. SGAir0471, the proteins below share one genomic window:
- the sdhC gene encoding succinate dehydrogenase, cytochrome b556 subunit has product MAEQTAGGTTVVEPRATIDAPRTSRRLEGTLYRGSTGMWSWVLHRITGVAIYFFLLVHILDTALVRLSPEAYNAVIGTYKTPIMNIGEIALVMAIVFHALNGLRIILVDFWSKGPRYQRAMFWVVLVVWAVLIAGFLPRQLMNLVADFQ; this is encoded by the coding sequence ATGGCCGAGCAGACCGCAGGCGGGACGACGGTGGTCGAACCGCGCGCGACGATCGATGCGCCGCGCACATCGCGCAGGCTCGAGGGGACGCTCTACCGCGGCTCCACCGGCATGTGGTCGTGGGTGCTGCACCGCATCACCGGTGTCGCGATCTACTTCTTCCTGCTCGTGCACATCCTCGACACCGCGCTCGTCCGGTTGTCGCCCGAGGCGTACAACGCCGTGATCGGCACCTACAAGACACCGATCATGAACATCGGTGAGATCGCCCTCGTGATGGCGATCGTCTTCCACGCACTCAACGGGCTGCGCATCATCCTGGTCGACTTCTGGTCGAAGGGCCCGAGGTACCAGCGCGCCATGTTCTGGGTCGTCCTGGTCGTGTGGGCCGTCCTGATCGCGGGCTTCCTGCCCCGGCAGCTCATGAACCTCGTCGCGGACTTCCAGTAG
- a CDS encoding ABC transporter ATP-binding protein, with the protein MKLELRGITKRFGSLVANDHISLTVEPGEVHCLLGENGAGKSTLMNVLYGLYQADEGEILLDDAVQDFDGPGDAMRAGIGMVHQHFMLVPVFTVAENVMLGQEQTTFGGRLDLAGARARVKEISDRFGFDVDPDARVEDLPVGVQQRVEIIKALSRDAKVLVFDEPTAVLTPQETDELMGIMRQLREAGTAIVFITHKLREVREVADRITVIRLGKVVGEASPTATNNELAALMVGRAVSLVVDKAPASGGDDALVVDHLTVTDPSGVVLVDDVSFTVRRGEILAIAGVQGNGQTELTEAILGLEPVHAGRVVLDGSEITGRTVKQILDAGVGFVPEDRKEDGLVGEFTIAENLMLDRADHAEFVRAGTIRSAERDAFADEKIAEFDIRTPSRTTAAGRLSGGNQQKIVLARELSRELRLFVAAQPTRGIDVGSIEFVHKRIVATRDTGVPVIVVSTELDEVVALADRIAVMYRGAIVGIVPADTPRDVLGLMMAGELPEGTELAA; encoded by the coding sequence ATGAAGCTCGAACTCCGCGGCATCACCAAGCGGTTCGGATCGCTGGTCGCCAACGACCACATCTCGCTCACCGTCGAGCCGGGAGAGGTCCACTGCCTCCTCGGTGAGAACGGTGCCGGCAAGTCCACCCTCATGAACGTCCTCTACGGCCTGTACCAGGCGGACGAGGGCGAGATCCTCCTGGACGACGCCGTCCAGGACTTCGACGGCCCGGGCGACGCGATGCGCGCCGGGATCGGCATGGTGCACCAGCACTTCATGCTCGTCCCGGTGTTCACCGTCGCCGAGAACGTCATGCTCGGCCAGGAGCAGACCACCTTCGGCGGCCGACTCGACCTCGCCGGCGCCCGCGCCCGAGTCAAGGAGATCAGCGACCGGTTCGGGTTCGACGTCGACCCGGACGCCCGGGTCGAGGACCTGCCGGTCGGCGTGCAGCAGCGCGTCGAGATCATCAAGGCGCTGTCCCGCGACGCGAAGGTCCTCGTCTTCGACGAGCCGACCGCCGTCCTGACGCCGCAGGAGACCGACGAGCTGATGGGCATCATGCGCCAGCTCCGCGAGGCCGGCACCGCCATCGTCTTCATCACGCACAAGCTGCGCGAGGTGCGCGAGGTCGCCGACCGGATCACGGTCATCCGTCTCGGCAAGGTCGTCGGCGAGGCCTCGCCGACCGCGACGAACAACGAGCTCGCCGCGCTCATGGTCGGCCGCGCCGTCTCGCTCGTCGTGGACAAGGCACCGGCGAGCGGGGGAGACGACGCGCTCGTGGTCGACCACCTCACGGTCACCGACCCGTCCGGAGTGGTGCTCGTCGACGACGTGTCGTTCACGGTCCGCCGTGGTGAGATCCTGGCGATCGCGGGCGTCCAGGGCAACGGACAGACCGAGCTCACCGAGGCCATCCTCGGCCTCGAGCCGGTGCACGCCGGTCGTGTCGTCCTCGACGGATCGGAGATCACCGGTCGCACCGTCAAGCAGATCCTCGACGCCGGCGTGGGCTTCGTGCCCGAGGACCGCAAGGAGGACGGGCTCGTCGGCGAGTTCACGATCGCCGAGAACCTCATGCTCGACCGCGCCGACCACGCGGAGTTCGTCCGCGCCGGCACGATCCGCTCCGCCGAACGCGACGCGTTCGCGGACGAGAAGATCGCCGAGTTCGACATCCGCACGCCGTCCCGCACCACCGCGGCCGGTCGGCTGTCCGGCGGCAACCAGCAGAAGATCGTCCTCGCCCGCGAGCTCAGTCGTGAGCTGCGGCTGTTCGTCGCCGCGCAGCCCACGCGCGGCATCGACGTCGGCTCGATCGAGTTCGTGCACAAGCGCATCGTCGCCACCCGCGACACCGGCGTCCCGGTCATCGTCGTCTCCACGGAGCTCGACGAGGTCGTGGCGCTCGCCGACCGCATCGCCGTGATGTACCGCGGGGCGATCGTCGGCATCGTCCCCGCGGACACCCCCCGAGACGTCCTCGGCCTCATGATGGCCGGGGAGCTTCCTGAAGGAACGGAGCTGGCAGCGTGA
- a CDS encoding ABC transporter permease, producing the protein MTDSATDSERRAGGGDRWSTALQSIVNGSVLVTVLAVVLALVACGVLIAATDEGVRTAAGYFFARPADTFQAIGSSVGGAYASLFQGSVVNFGASSFAQAIVPITRSLDYAVPLVAAGLGIAVSFRAGLFNIGGQGQILMGAAAAGWVGFSFDLPAVVHIPLTIVAGIVGGAVWGGIVGLLKARTGANEVVLTIMLNYVGLYLLSYMLRTPGLLQASGSPNPISPAMKDSAVLPQLFGPRYGVDLGFVVALIAVVVVWWLLNKSSLGFRFRTIGENPRAARVAGMSVPSLTIWVMLISGALVGIAGAYQVQGAVTSGFTSNIDAGIGFDAITVALLGRSKPWGVFWAAILFGVLKNGGYAMQAANGIPIDIVGVIQALIVLFIAAPPLVRAIFRIPQPGARRRTRTKQIKKAVAA; encoded by the coding sequence ATGACGGACTCGGCCACCGACTCCGAGCGCCGGGCCGGCGGCGGGGACCGCTGGAGCACCGCACTGCAGAGCATCGTGAACGGGTCGGTGCTCGTCACCGTGCTCGCCGTCGTGCTGGCCCTGGTGGCGTGCGGTGTGCTCATCGCGGCGACCGACGAGGGCGTCCGCACGGCAGCCGGCTACTTCTTCGCGCGTCCGGCGGACACGTTCCAGGCGATCGGGTCCTCGGTCGGCGGTGCTTACGCGTCGCTGTTCCAGGGCTCGGTGGTCAACTTCGGCGCGAGCTCCTTCGCCCAGGCGATCGTGCCGATCACCCGGTCGCTCGACTACGCCGTGCCGCTCGTCGCCGCCGGTCTCGGCATCGCCGTGTCGTTCCGCGCCGGCCTCTTCAACATCGGTGGCCAGGGCCAGATCCTGATGGGCGCCGCGGCGGCCGGGTGGGTCGGGTTCTCCTTCGACCTGCCTGCCGTCGTGCACATCCCCCTGACGATCGTCGCCGGCATCGTCGGCGGTGCGGTCTGGGGCGGCATCGTCGGTCTGCTCAAGGCGCGGACCGGCGCCAACGAGGTCGTCCTGACGATCATGCTCAACTACGTCGGGCTCTACCTGCTCAGCTACATGCTCCGCACGCCGGGCCTCCTGCAGGCGTCCGGCAGCCCGAACCCGATCTCGCCCGCGATGAAGGACAGCGCGGTGCTCCCGCAGCTGTTCGGCCCGCGGTACGGCGTCGACCTCGGCTTCGTGGTCGCGCTCATCGCGGTCGTGGTCGTCTGGTGGCTGCTCAACAAGTCGTCGCTCGGCTTCCGCTTCCGCACCATCGGTGAGAACCCCCGCGCGGCCCGGGTCGCCGGCATGAGCGTGCCCTCGCTCACCATCTGGGTCATGCTCATCTCGGGAGCGCTCGTCGGCATCGCCGGCGCGTACCAGGTGCAGGGCGCCGTGACGAGCGGCTTCACGTCCAACATCGACGCCGGTATCGGCTTCGACGCCATCACGGTCGCCCTCCTCGGGCGCTCGAAGCCGTGGGGCGTGTTCTGGGCCGCCATCCTGTTCGGCGTGCTGAAGAACGGGGGCTACGCCATGCAGGCCGCGAACGGCATCCCGATCGACATCGTGGGCGTCATCCAGGCGCTCATCGTCCTCTTCATCGCGGCCCCGCCGCTCGTCCGCGCGATCTTCCGGATCCCGCAGCCGGGCGCCCGCCGCCGTACCCGCACCAAGCAGATCAAGAAGGCGGTCGCCGCGTGA
- a CDS encoding mannose-1-phosphate guanylyltransferase, whose protein sequence is MADALEDFYAIIPAGGIGSRLWPLSRADAPKFLHDLTGSGTSLLRQTWDRLAPLAGDQRIMVVTGRAHRAAVEAQLPGVADHNVVLESEPKDSTAAIGLAAAILRRREPDVVIGSFAADHVIGDARGFRRSVRDAVAAARAGYVTTIGITPTEPAIGFGYIHADAAPLEVEGASTVHAVRSFVEKPDLDTARRYLEDGSYLWNAGMFIARADVLLAEIGRTKPELLAGIEELAAAWDTSSRGAVVDAIWPGLEKIAIDYTVAEPAAAAGRMAVVPGDFDWDDVGDFASLAKLQSGGRANNLAVLGDGARILADSSSGIVVAHSQRLISLIGVEDIVVVDTPDALLVTTSENAQRVKGVVDALKVSGRGDVL, encoded by the coding sequence GTGGCAGACGCACTCGAGGACTTCTACGCGATCATCCCGGCCGGCGGCATCGGCTCCCGGCTCTGGCCGCTCTCGCGCGCCGACGCGCCGAAGTTCCTGCACGACCTGACCGGCTCCGGCACCTCGCTCCTGCGGCAGACCTGGGACCGGCTCGCACCGCTCGCCGGGGACCAGCGCATCATGGTCGTCACCGGTCGGGCGCACCGGGCCGCCGTCGAGGCGCAGCTGCCCGGCGTCGCCGACCACAACGTCGTGCTCGAGAGCGAACCGAAGGACTCCACGGCCGCGATCGGCCTCGCGGCGGCGATCCTCCGTCGTCGGGAACCCGACGTCGTGATCGGCTCGTTCGCCGCCGACCACGTCATCGGGGACGCCCGCGGCTTCCGGCGGTCGGTGCGCGACGCCGTCGCCGCCGCACGGGCCGGGTACGTCACGACGATCGGGATCACCCCGACCGAGCCGGCGATCGGCTTCGGGTACATCCACGCCGACGCGGCACCGCTCGAGGTCGAGGGGGCCTCGACCGTGCACGCGGTGCGGTCCTTCGTCGAGAAGCCCGACCTGGACACCGCCCGTCGATACCTCGAAGACGGCTCGTACCTCTGGAACGCCGGCATGTTCATCGCCCGGGCCGACGTGCTGCTCGCCGAGATCGGCCGCACGAAGCCCGAGCTGCTGGCCGGCATCGAGGAGCTCGCCGCCGCGTGGGACACCTCGTCGCGCGGCGCAGTGGTCGACGCGATCTGGCCCGGACTCGAGAAGATCGCCATCGACTACACGGTCGCCGAACCGGCCGCTGCGGCCGGTCGCATGGCCGTCGTGCCGGGCGACTTCGACTGGGACGACGTGGGGGACTTCGCCTCGCTCGCGAAGCTGCAGTCCGGCGGGCGGGCGAACAACCTCGCCGTGCTCGGCGACGGCGCGCGCATCCTCGCCGACTCGTCGAGCGGCATCGTCGTGGCGCACAGCCAGCGGCTCATCTCGCTCATCGGGGTCGAGGACATCGTCGTCGTCGACACCCCGGACGCGCTGCTCGTGACCACGAGCGAGAACGCGCAGCGGGTCAAGGGCGTGGTGGACGCACTCAAGGTGAGCGGGCGCGGGGACGTGCTCTGA
- a CDS encoding glycosyltransferase family 4 protein, which yields MSARSVERGTSQRTVAVVTESFLPTLNGVTTSVLAVLDHLERRGHRAVVIAPDTPGLAQFRSRTRVERYRSFDVHRVPAVAYRRFPVALPHPVLDTILAASGADVLHAASPFLLGGRAITAAGRLGIPSVAVFQTDVAGFARRNGLTATVPLVRRILGRIHAGASLTLAPSSATAAMLADEGVPRVVRWGRGVDTALFHPDRRRSAHVRAARRRIAPGGETIVGYVGRLAPEKEVERLAELGGVPGIRVVVAGGGPSRAMLERRLRHLDVTFTGPLRGDALADAYAMLDVFVHTGPAETFGQTLQEAHASGLPVVAPASGGPIDLVAPGLDGELYDPDAPQALRRAVLGLVTDPAAAARMGSAGRLRVEGTTWEAVGDQLLEHHDTARTIGAPPASSRTLRVGWDESVSARA from the coding sequence ATGAGCGCACGCAGCGTGGAGCGCGGCACGTCCCAGCGGACCGTCGCCGTCGTGACCGAGAGCTTCCTGCCCACCCTGAACGGCGTGACCACCAGCGTCCTGGCGGTCCTCGACCACCTGGAGCGCCGTGGTCACCGCGCGGTCGTGATCGCACCGGACACGCCGGGCCTGGCGCAGTTCCGGTCACGGACACGGGTCGAGCGCTACCGCTCCTTCGACGTGCACCGGGTGCCCGCCGTGGCGTACCGCCGGTTCCCGGTCGCGCTCCCCCACCCGGTGCTCGACACGATCCTCGCCGCCTCCGGCGCCGACGTCCTGCACGCGGCCAGCCCGTTCCTGCTGGGCGGTCGTGCCATCACGGCGGCCGGGAGGCTCGGCATCCCCTCCGTCGCCGTCTTCCAGACCGACGTGGCCGGGTTCGCCCGCCGCAACGGCCTGACCGCGACCGTCCCGCTGGTGCGGAGGATCCTCGGGCGCATCCACGCCGGTGCGTCGCTGACGCTCGCCCCGTCGTCCGCCACCGCCGCGATGCTCGCGGACGAGGGCGTGCCCCGGGTGGTCCGGTGGGGTCGCGGCGTCGACACCGCGCTCTTCCACCCGGACCGACGGCGTTCGGCCCACGTGCGCGCAGCCCGCCGTCGGATCGCACCGGGCGGCGAGACGATCGTCGGCTACGTCGGACGCCTGGCGCCCGAGAAGGAGGTCGAGCGGCTCGCCGAGCTCGGCGGCGTGCCGGGGATCCGGGTGGTCGTCGCCGGCGGCGGTCCGTCGCGGGCGATGCTCGAGCGCCGGTTGCGGCACCTCGACGTCACCTTCACCGGCCCGCTGCGCGGCGATGCCCTGGCCGACGCCTACGCGATGCTCGACGTCTTCGTGCACACGGGTCCAGCGGAGACCTTCGGCCAGACGCTGCAGGAGGCCCACGCGAGCGGCCTGCCGGTGGTGGCCCCGGCGTCCGGAGGGCCGATCGACCTGGTCGCGCCCGGCCTGGACGGCGAGCTCTACGACCCGGACGCCCCGCAAGCGCTCCGTCGCGCCGTCCTGGGTCTGGTGACGGACCCGGCGGCGGCTGCACGGATGGGCTCGGCCGGTCGGCTCCGCGTCGAGGGCACGACGTGGGAGGCCGTCGGCGACCAGCTCCTCGAGCACCACGACACGGCCCGGACGATCGGCGCTCCGCCGGCCTCGTCCCGCACGCTCCGTGTCGGGTGGGACGAGAGTGTCAGCGCACGCGCATAG
- a CDS encoding ABC transporter permease: MSTTSPTAVPALPATDRAVETTRSWKAPIAFAVFTVLAIVFFGVLHRSGDATFRLANAGDFVALPDVPLPATATGVVVIVLLALATVFAALQVLRSRPVPLWLTSVFAVLFVIGFLAWAAAGATIPVPGLLVGALGLSVPLVFGALGGVISERVGVVNIAIEGQFLAGAFTSAMIGSLTGSAWVGLVGAVVAGVLVSFVLAAFSIKYLVDQVIVGVVINAFVSGLTGFLYSQVLSPAEQTLNVGIRFPTLPIPVLHQIPVIGPVFFEQNVIVYLAYVAVAVVTFCLFKTRWGLRLRSVGEHPQAADTVGINVARTRFWNVSLAGAIAGIGGAYFTLGSVGPFAKDMTAGAGYIALAAVIFGRWDPIRATLAALLFGFASNLQNVLGSINSPVPSEFLLMLPYVVTIFAVAGLVGQVRGPAAAGRPYIKS; this comes from the coding sequence GTGAGCACCACGAGCCCCACCGCGGTCCCCGCACTCCCCGCGACCGACCGCGCCGTCGAGACCACCCGGAGCTGGAAGGCCCCGATCGCGTTCGCGGTGTTCACCGTCCTGGCGATCGTGTTCTTCGGGGTCCTGCACCGCAGCGGCGACGCCACGTTCCGCCTGGCGAACGCCGGTGACTTCGTCGCGCTGCCGGACGTCCCGCTGCCGGCGACGGCCACCGGTGTCGTCGTCATCGTCCTGCTCGCCCTGGCCACGGTCTTCGCCGCGCTCCAGGTGTTGCGCTCCCGCCCGGTGCCGCTCTGGCTGACCTCGGTCTTCGCGGTGCTGTTCGTCATCGGCTTCCTCGCCTGGGCGGCGGCGGGTGCGACGATCCCCGTCCCCGGGCTCCTGGTCGGTGCGCTCGGCCTGAGCGTCCCGCTCGTGTTCGGTGCCCTCGGCGGCGTCATCTCCGAGCGCGTCGGCGTCGTGAACATCGCCATCGAGGGCCAGTTCCTCGCCGGTGCGTTCACCTCGGCGATGATCGGCTCGCTGACCGGCTCCGCGTGGGTCGGGCTCGTCGGCGCCGTCGTCGCGGGTGTGCTCGTCTCGTTCGTCCTCGCGGCGTTCAGCATCAAGTACCTCGTCGACCAGGTCATCGTCGGCGTCGTCATCAACGCGTTCGTCTCCGGCCTGACCGGCTTCCTGTACTCGCAGGTGCTCTCGCCCGCCGAGCAGACGCTCAACGTCGGCATCCGGTTCCCGACCCTGCCGATCCCGGTGCTGCACCAGATCCCGGTCATCGGCCCGGTGTTCTTCGAGCAGAACGTCATCGTGTACCTGGCGTACGTCGCGGTCGCGGTCGTCACCTTCTGCCTGTTCAAGACCCGCTGGGGCCTCCGTCTGCGTTCCGTCGGCGAGCACCCGCAGGCGGCGGACACCGTCGGCATCAACGTCGCCCGGACGCGGTTCTGGAACGTCTCGCTCGCCGGTGCGATCGCCGGGATCGGCGGTGCGTACTTCACGCTCGGCTCGGTCGGCCCCTTCGCGAAGGACATGACCGCGGGTGCGGGCTACATCGCCCTGGCCGCCGTCATCTTCGGTCGCTGGGACCCGATCCGGGCGACGCTCGCGGCGCTGCTGTTCGGCTTCGCGTCGAACCTGCAGAACGTCCTCGGGTCGATCAACTCGCCCGTCCCGAGTGAGTTCCTGCTCATGCTGCCGTACGTCGTCACCATCTTCGCGGTGGCCGGGCTGGTCGGGCAGGTGCGCGGGCCCGCCGCGGCCGGCAGACCGTACATCAAGAGCTGA
- a CDS encoding cytidine deaminase produces MDWSALREAATAAMRRAYAPYSSFPVGAAALTDDGRIVSGCNVENASYGVTLCAECSLVSQLHMTGGGKLVAFTCVDGDGATLMPCGRCRQLLFEHSTEGMLLETVSGIRTIDQVLPDAFGPRTLATYQEEH; encoded by the coding sequence GTGGACTGGAGCGCCCTGCGCGAGGCGGCGACCGCCGCGATGCGGCGCGCCTACGCGCCGTACTCGTCGTTCCCGGTGGGTGCCGCGGCGCTCACCGACGACGGACGGATCGTCTCGGGCTGCAACGTCGAGAACGCGTCGTACGGGGTGACCCTGTGCGCCGAGTGCTCGCTCGTGTCGCAGCTGCACATGACCGGCGGCGGCAAGCTCGTCGCGTTCACGTGCGTGGACGGCGACGGCGCGACGCTCATGCCGTGCGGTCGGTGCCGACAGCTGCTGTTCGAGCACTCCACCGAGGGCATGCTCCTCGAGACGGTCTCGGGCATCCGCACGATCGACCAGGTGCTGCCCGACGCGTTCGGGCCCCGC
- the sdhD gene encoding succinate dehydrogenase, hydrophobic membrane anchor protein has product MTTQIVEPPRSAAAARRTTNWEKWGWIYMRASGVLLVVLIFGHLFVNMVAGEGVKQIDFAFVAGKWANPFWQVWDSLMLVLALVHGSNGMRTIINDYVAKPGIRKTLLLAVAIACVALIVLGLLVCWTFDPCPAGAAAADLPSFCPAQ; this is encoded by the coding sequence ATGACCACGCAGATCGTCGAGCCGCCTCGTTCGGCCGCAGCCGCCCGCCGCACCACCAACTGGGAGAAGTGGGGGTGGATCTACATGCGCGCCTCTGGCGTCCTGCTCGTCGTGCTCATCTTCGGCCACCTCTTCGTCAACATGGTCGCTGGAGAGGGCGTGAAGCAGATCGACTTCGCCTTCGTCGCCGGCAAGTGGGCCAACCCCTTCTGGCAGGTCTGGGACTCCCTGATGCTCGTCCTCGCCCTCGTGCACGGCTCGAACGGCATGCGGACGATCATCAACGACTACGTCGCGAAGCCCGGCATCCGGAAGACCCTGCTGCTCGCGGTGGCCATCGCCTGCGTCGCGCTGATCGTCCTCGGTCTGCTCGTCTGCTGGACGTTCGACCCGTGCCCGGCCGGCGCCGCCGCAGCCGACCTGCCGTCGTTCTGCCCGGCGCAGTAG
- a CDS encoding alpha/beta hydrolase has translation MGDIAFDADKARSAARVARRAAETLRGQAGARSGAVEAALDDFEGSYAERFRSAAVIEAEDRARLAGVLVDLAEQIDAAVAAAERERARQRAHAEWKARDADRKRAASVAEALAGAAGRSVLDAWEGFTDPEPSTEPEPRPEVDAEFRGRERARYGDGASRGRSSADPSALRAFVTTTSGLDSAASAESTRVGSVWSSFRDSCGWVTVDRASMPAGFERYVRENDEDRNWIGRIAEAFEAAGGSGSLSNVALDIAATGQAAPALQRLFADDLTPAEVAERWTALGLTTADTGVFDGLPTDVLARLGNLEGVPYWVRSTANGLVLNQRLGDVERQIEQLEGTVASAGDGSRALARELTALYADRKALRNINAALTKKGSDGKRFLIALTDDRPPLAAVSIGDLDRAKSATWAVPGMDTTTADMTTWARAAQNIADEQTDVADTTDVADPSDRAVVAWVGYTTPGPQDVLLMAKAKEGGKRLADSIRGFSAVRGTDDVETNVVAHSYGTTAGSVALAERGVHVDRFVALGSAGLPDGLDDAQQLHADQVFAAQAKDGPTGESGQGDEWATFGREKSLAHRVDPTAQGFGATVFGADGGTGSEGQTLASVLHHAPVFKDHRGYLDRGTESLHNVALATTGQDELLTGARDR, from the coding sequence ATGGGGGACATCGCGTTCGACGCGGACAAGGCGAGGTCGGCGGCGCGGGTGGCGCGTCGAGCGGCCGAGACGCTCCGCGGGCAGGCTGGCGCTCGCTCCGGAGCGGTCGAAGCGGCGCTCGACGACTTCGAGGGCTCGTACGCCGAGCGGTTCCGGAGTGCCGCGGTGATCGAGGCCGAGGACCGGGCGCGTCTGGCGGGTGTGCTGGTCGACCTCGCGGAACAGATCGACGCCGCAGTCGCCGCCGCTGAGCGTGAACGGGCGCGACAGCGTGCCCATGCCGAGTGGAAGGCACGCGACGCCGACCGGAAGCGGGCAGCATCCGTTGCCGAAGCCCTCGCCGGTGCCGCCGGGCGATCGGTCCTCGATGCCTGGGAGGGCTTCACCGATCCCGAGCCGTCGACCGAACCCGAGCCGAGGCCCGAGGTCGACGCCGAGTTCCGAGGTCGCGAGCGTGCGCGCTACGGCGACGGAGCGAGCCGTGGAAGGAGCTCTGCCGACCCGAGCGCTCTCCGGGCCTTCGTCACGACGACCTCCGGGCTGGACTCCGCCGCGTCAGCGGAGTCCACCCGGGTGGGATCGGTCTGGTCCTCCTTCCGGGACTCCTGCGGCTGGGTCACGGTCGACCGCGCGAGCATGCCAGCGGGCTTCGAGCGCTACGTTCGGGAGAACGACGAGGACCGGAACTGGATCGGCAGGATCGCCGAAGCCTTCGAAGCCGCCGGCGGCAGTGGATCGCTGTCGAACGTCGCCCTCGACATCGCCGCGACCGGACAGGCGGCGCCTGCCCTCCAGCGGCTGTTCGCGGACGATCTCACGCCGGCGGAGGTCGCGGAACGTTGGACCGCGCTCGGGCTGACGACGGCCGACACCGGCGTGTTCGACGGGCTGCCGACGGACGTGCTCGCGCGACTCGGCAACCTCGAGGGTGTCCCGTACTGGGTGCGGAGCACGGCGAACGGCCTCGTGCTGAACCAACGACTCGGCGATGTGGAGCGCCAGATCGAGCAGCTGGAGGGGACAGTGGCATCGGCGGGTGACGGCTCTCGGGCGTTGGCGCGGGAACTGACGGCGCTGTACGCGGACCGTAAGGCCCTGCGGAACATCAACGCTGCGTTGACGAAGAAGGGCTCCGACGGGAAGCGCTTCCTCATCGCTCTCACGGATGATCGACCGCCGCTCGCTGCCGTCTCGATCGGCGATCTGGACCGTGCGAAGTCAGCGACCTGGGCTGTCCCTGGTATGGACACCACGACAGCGGACATGACGACGTGGGCGAGAGCCGCTCAGAACATCGCCGATGAGCAAACGGACGTTGCGGACACCACAGACGTCGCAGACCCTTCGGATCGAGCAGTCGTCGCTTGGGTCGGCTACACCACCCCGGGACCACAGGATGTGCTCCTCATGGCCAAGGCGAAGGAGGGCGGCAAGCGTCTCGCAGATTCGATCCGCGGGTTCTCAGCCGTCCGCGGAACTGATGACGTGGAGACGAACGTCGTGGCGCACTCCTACGGCACGACCGCGGGCTCTGTGGCTCTGGCCGAGCGGGGTGTCCACGTTGATCGGTTCGTCGCACTGGGTTCTGCCGGGCTGCCCGATGGTCTCGACGATGCGCAGCAGCTGCACGCAGACCAGGTCTTCGCGGCTCAGGCAAAGGACGGCCCCACCGGCGAGTCCGGACAGGGTGACGAATGGGCGACGTTCGGCCGGGAGAAGAGCCTCGCCCATCGCGTCGACCCGACCGCGCAGGGTTTCGGGGCGACCGTGTTCGGCGCCGACGGCGGGACGGGGAGCGAGGGGCAGACCCTTGCGTCGGTCCTGCATCACGCCCCGGTGTTCAAGGACCACCGGGGTTACCTGGACCGTGGTACCGAGTCACTGCACAACGTGGCACTCGCCACCACAGGTCAGGACGAGTTGCTGACCGGGGCGCGAGATCGATGA
- a CDS encoding BMP family lipoprotein encodes MTSRTRQVLLSGLALAGTMAVLAGCSAAPSDTASAKKTDFRPCMVSDSGGFDDKSFNELGYDGLQDAAKAIGATAKTAESKDSTVYDSNIEQLINQNCKLIVTVGFNLADATKKQAAANPDTEFAIIDDNSITAKNVKPITFDTSQAAFLAGYAAASYSKSGVVGTFGGMQIPTVTIFMDGFADGVKYYNEKKNKDVKVVGWDVDSQKGSFTGGFEAGTQAKAVAQTLLDQNADVILPVGGPIYQSAAEAIKDANNGSVLIGADSDLYEADPRYKDIAFTSVEKGMRPATRDVVEQAAKGSFSSEPYVGTLKNEGVGIAPFHDYASKVDSGLEGELDTIKSGIIDGSITVKTEATVK; translated from the coding sequence GTGACATCTCGTACCCGTCAGGTCCTGCTCAGCGGCCTCGCGCTCGCCGGCACCATGGCCGTCCTGGCCGGCTGCTCGGCCGCCCCGTCTGACACCGCCTCGGCGAAGAAGACCGACTTCCGCCCCTGCATGGTCTCCGACTCCGGTGGCTTCGACGACAAGTCCTTCAACGAGCTCGGCTACGACGGTCTGCAGGACGCCGCCAAGGCGATCGGCGCGACCGCCAAGACGGCCGAGTCGAAGGACTCCACGGTCTACGACTCGAACATCGAGCAGCTGATCAACCAGAACTGCAAGCTCATCGTCACCGTCGGCTTCAACCTGGCGGACGCCACGAAGAAGCAGGCCGCCGCGAACCCCGACACCGAGTTCGCGATCATCGACGACAACTCGATCACGGCCAAGAACGTCAAGCCGATCACGTTCGACACCTCGCAGGCCGCGTTCCTCGCGGGCTACGCCGCCGCCTCGTACTCCAAGAGCGGCGTCGTCGGCACCTTCGGCGGCATGCAGATCCCGACCGTCACGATCTTCATGGACGGCTTCGCGGACGGCGTGAAGTACTACAACGAGAAGAAGAACAAGGACGTCAAGGTCGTCGGCTGGGACGTGGACAGCCAGAAGGGCTCCTTCACCGGTGGCTTCGAGGCCGGCACGCAGGCCAAGGCCGTCGCGCAGACCCTCCTCGACCAGAACGCGGACGTCATCCTGCCCGTCGGTGGCCCGATCTACCAGTCGGCTGCTGAGGCGATCAAGGACGCGAACAACGGCTCCGTGCTGATCGGCGCGGACAGCGACCTCTACGAGGCCGACCCGCGCTACAAGGACATCGCCTTCACCTCGGTGGAGAAGGGCATGCGCCCCGCGACCCGCGACGTCGTCGAGCAGGCCGCCAAGGGCTCCTTCTCGAGCGAGCCGTACGTCGGCACGCTGAAGAACGAGGGCGTGGGCATCGCCCCGTTCCACGACTACGCCTCCAAGGTCGACAGCGGCCTCGAGGGCGAGCTCGACACGATCAAGTCCGGCATCATCGACGGCTCGATCACGGTCAAGACCGAAGCGACCGTCAAGTAA